A window from Chelmon rostratus isolate fCheRos1 chromosome 13, fCheRos1.pri, whole genome shotgun sequence encodes these proteins:
- the klf5b gene encoding Krueppel-like factor 5 gives MAAAVRNNVWVAPGQDAQFLRKPAAPLTADGLRGEDHGQVLCNTRDADPGASSLHDYNLGKSEMDSYLSPQDGVNSKMLCRDSALMLEPPFTEDFASPYSVNMSLLLPDVTYLHPGLCRTMRQIKTEPSHSLMHATCQGNAVPPALPEYPGAFSAADTTGGNFYIKQEVPDFQDVPLFQLLNSDLEQLVHGSQLNSIPMAPLSLPMGNVHVGPAQNCAKPTSTSQNECFRHVGHQHRPTYLPPSPPNSEPSSPDRGKELLHNLSPPPSYEASIASKLTFQTHNPIDPGQPSGVAPIESPDQNSNVGLVQSPGPVPVQHPTLTPVQTAPGVGPMSPVLAQSAPYKNNRRNNPDLERRRIHHCDVPGCKKVYTKSSHLKAHLRTHTGEKPYQCSWEGCEWRFARSDELTRHFRKHTGAKPFQCGVCSRCFSRSDHLALHMKRHQS, from the exons ATGGCCGCTGCCGTGAGGAATAATGTTTGGGTCGCTCCGGGGCAGGACGCGCAGTTTCTCCGTAAACCCGCCGCGCCACTGACAGCCGACGGTCTCAGAGGTGAAGATCATGGGCAAGTGCTGTGTAACACGAGGGATGCCGACCCGGGAGCGTCCTCTCTTCATGATTACAATTTG ggTAAATCAGAGATGGACAGCTATCTGTCTCCACAGGACGGCGTAAACTCCAAAATGTTGTGCAGGGACAGCGCTCTGATGCTGGAGCCGCCCTTCACCGAGGACTTCGCTTCCCCTTACAGCGTCAACATGAGCCTGCTCCTTCCTGACGTCACGTACCTGCACCCTGGTCTCTGCAGGACTATGAGACAGATCAAAACAGAGCCATCACACTCCCTGATGCACGCCACCTGTCAGGGCAACGCAGTGCCACCAGCTCTCCCAGAGTACCCAGGTGCTTTCAGTGCAGCCGACACCACTGGCGGGAACTTTTACATCAAGCAAGAAGTGCCAGATTTCCAGGATGTTCCCCTGTTTCAGCTTTTGAACTCTGACCTGGAGCAGCTCGTTCACGGATCGCAGCTGAACTCCATCCCCATGGCCCCCTTGAGTCTTCCCATGGGAAACGTCCACGTAGGCCCGGCGCAGAACTGCGCCAAACCCACAAGCACTTCTCAGAATGAATGTTTTCGACATGTAGGCCATCAGCACAGACCGACCTATCTGCCGCCGTCTCCGCCAAACTCCGAGCCCTCGAGTCCAGACAGGGGGAAGGAGCTCCTTCACAATCTGTCCCCACCTCCATCCTACGAAGCCAGCATCGCCTCTAAGTTAACTTTTCAGACCCATAATCCAATTGATCCAGGGCAGCCTTCTGGTGTAGCTCCTATCGAAAGCCCAGACCAGAATTCCAATGTTGGATTAGTCCAAAGCCCAGGTCCTGTGCCAGTCCAGCATCCAACCCTGACACCAGTTCAGACGGCACCGGGTGTTGGCCCAATGTCCCCAGTGTTGGCCCAGTCGGCTCCATATAAGAACAACAGAAGGAATAATCCTGATCTGGAGAGACGGCGGATTCACCACTGTGACGTCCCCG gGTGCAAGAAAGTATACACCAAGTCCTCTCATCTAAAAGCCCACCTTCGGACCCACACAG GAGAGAAGCCGTACCAGTGCTCCTGGGAGGGATGTGAGTGGCGCTTCGCCCGTTCTGACGAGCTGACTCGCCATTTCAGGAAACACACCGGGGCGAAGCCTTTCCAGTGCGGCGTGTGCAGCCGCTGCTTCTCCCGCTCCGATCACCTGGCGCTGCACATGAAGAGACACCAGAGCTAG